The following is a genomic window from Garra rufa chromosome 4, GarRuf1.0, whole genome shotgun sequence.
gtttcctaccgtagatatatcaaaacttattttttaattagtaatatgcatcgctaagaacttcatttggacaactttaaagccgattttctcacctttttttttttttgcaccctcagtttccagattttcaaatagttggccAATATTgtctcaaattaaaaaaaaatgacccttatgactggtttcgtggtcaagggtcacatttgCCATTCTTTCTTTAGTTTGATATAGAAAATCATACGCAAAAGTCTAAAACCAATGTTGCATACTGGTTAATGTGATACTATATATCCTATATCACCCCTCCTATTGCCCTACCAAAATTTATACCAGCTTGAACTAGTTAAAGACCATGTTCCAAAACAGCTGCCAgtttaaactggattttccagCATCACTATCAGAGCCAAGCTCCAAATTAATAACTATGTGGTATTTTAGAATCTTCTTTACCAAAAATGGTCAAAAACGCTACAAAACAGTTATACATAAGCAAACAGTTCTTTAAAACCGGTGTATAGAAGTTTGTCCTTAAAATCCAAAAAAATGGATTTAGTACAGCTGAGGTAGGCTACATAAACATAGAAAATAATCTCGTTTAAATCAAACagtttaaaggattttaaattaTGGGTGTTTAATATTGTTACATCAAATATAGTTTGCGCACACATAAGTCGATTTGTTTGTTTACGAGTATAATGAAAACCATAAAGCGAACTCAGGACGCCCAAGGCGGTCACTTTGGAATTTCAAAATTGTATGGCAATGCACTTTATATAGCCTTAGTATTGACACGAAACAAACAAAAGTACAAGAGCATGAAGTTAAAGTGAAgccaaagttgaaatattaacgTTTTGATGCGTTTTCTCACCTTTTTGACGCCACTCGGTTTCACAGCGTGTCACTCCTGAACTAATGTGAAATGGTGGGCGTGACAGAATAACACCGTTTGACCGAATTGTTATTCCAATGCAACGGGCTTTGCGTCATTTATTCTTATGGAGAACTAGTTGTACACATAGCTTTGAAACTGTAAACGGTAGTTAAcacatatgtatttatatttctCGGAATGAGTTAACTCTTTAAGCACAAATCGTAATGCTATACATCTTAAAACTATTTCTAGAGAAAAATAGTTGATTGAACACAATTGCTCTTTTGTGAGAACATGCACTAGTTTAGGTGTTTCTTGTCACACTGCATGTGCTGTGCATTCTTATAGTCTATTTTAAAACTGTTAAACAGTGAAACACACAAAActagattttaaaaatgttgcaCCATTTTGCATTTCATAAATAAACTTTGACTTGATTTTGTAATATCTCCCAAACTGTACTTTGCCCCCCTGAATAGACGAGATAAGACTACAAAAGatatgttaaaacataaaataaaaaggtcCTGTTTAAGCAATGGAGAAAAGCAGGTTTGGGCACTTGGGATGCATCCCAAAAAGCCTGTTGGCATTGATAGCAACCCTCTGTTTAATGCTGAGTCATTGTGACAACGACTTGTTGACTGTTAACAAACATTTGTAAGTTGAGACAGCGACATTACAACAGcaccttacgaaaattaaccacgGTTGCACACCAAATAACACCAAAAAATGgttggtacactcttaaaaataaaggtgctttaaaaggttcttcaagcaattccatagaagaaccatttttggttccacaaagaaccattcagtcaaaagttctttgaAGAACACAAAGATTGTTAAacaaagattcttcagatgttaaaggttctttatggaaccatttagacaaaaaaaaagtttttttctatggcattgtgaagcacctttatttttaagagtgcaaccACAAATTAAGTATGGTTTTGCTACATTAACCATAGTTTAAGCATGGTATTAGTAGTAAAACCCCAAAAAGCATGGTTAATTATCATAAGAAACACTTATGTGAACACTATGGTAGCTGAACATGGTAactgaaaaagaataaaaaatactgaTGACATGTAACAGGCATTAGTAACTGCATAAAATGTAATAAGAAAAGATAACACCAGGGacattaaaagataaaaaaaaaaaagcctctcCCACTCTGCAGTGCTATGGTGTGTCTTTAGAGAAGGAGTGCTGTGGTGAGCACTCTGTAGGCCATTGAGAAAGTTGTGAACATTCCCACAATCCAGGACAGACCTCTGCTAGGCTGGGGCAAAGACAAAACGTAAGAAACGGTGTGGATGAAACGTGACCCCACAAACACTCGGAAGTGCAGCAGAGCAGTGGAGAGATCCGGTCCCGTGAATGCATACAGAAGACCGATCACCACAAAGGGAACAATGTTCTCCAGATCATTTTGATGGCACCTGTAATTGAAAATTGCAaaaatttaatttgacattttaacaAGTTAAATGAGGATATTTTGGATAGACGATTACCTTCGGACACGTTCTACATCAGGATTGGTCTGAAGCATCTTTTTTCGCTCCTCTGGATTTTTTTTGGCCATCGCAGTGTCCTCCCAGTTTGAAAAGGCCTGTATGATGAACAGAAACACTTAAATATAATACAGAATAGCAATCATAATTTAaatcatttatcatttattttttagcAGTCATGACCTTTATTGCAATAAAACACATTAATTATGTATCCTGAGTAGTAAAACAATACTGATACAATAGAAATCAAATTTTAGTTCACATTTTAGTAAATAACATCACAAATGGCCAGTTTTGGAATTGAAGACAAGTTATACAGGCTAAAAAGACTAATCTAATCCATGTTTTGCAGTAAATTGTAACAGATGCCCCTAATGTGAGTGGAGGGGTGCCATTACTGATAAAAATAACTGCTTATAAAAACAAGCTCCATATTATGTACATATAATCTTATCTTCATTTTAATGGTCATTTGCCATTAGGCCTACTGTTGCAATTTCTAAACTGGTTGTACCTTTCTGGTAATCCTGAAGTATCCAGTCAGAGGGGCCATGAACATCATTTTGAGGACGACAATGGTGGCATATGTACAGAAAGCCAGGAAAACATCATTGTTCATCAGGTCAGCCATTTTGCTAAAAGGACAACATAGAACATAAGTTAGGGCAATAAAAACATACATTGGTAAGATATCTAAACATGTGAACACGCATattatttctagataggagaagaatctattttatttattgtagcctaattagtTTCTACCATGAAATATTGACTAATAGTATTAAGAATTAGGGAAATATGACTTTCTGtgaaactgttcttttaaacagGTTCATAGAACAGGTTCATAAAACAATTCCTTTATGCCATGAAGTATTCACGCTTTGTTTAACAACACAGTTTCTTAAAACTAGTTCGTTTGTATGTTGATAAATATCATACAGTCAAGATTTGTTTAGTAATATATGTTATTAAACTCTGTTTAATCACACTCGGTCGTTTTGTGAACCGGTTCAGAAAGATTCGACTCAAAAGAACGACTCGTTCACAAAGTGTACTTCGCTATTGAACAAACAGTTGTAGGCTTGACGAAATGCCACTGTATTTAGCAAGGATCATATTTTCATACCTAAACGAACAAAATCATTACCGACGCGGTTTCAAAGTTAGGCTACTTACAAAACAATGTGGAGTTTACACTATAACGGTTTACACCGCAAATAGGCGTAACTGCTGTAATATATTGTACAGTTTAGTTCATTACATAATTGCTGTATTCGATTTCATTTGCGTCGCCAGCGTGCAGTTTAGACCAAATGTTTACATTGGAGCTTGTCACACCCTTTCCAGTCTAAATGCAGCAATATAACAACATTAGGGCAACAGGAGAAATATTGCAGTGCTTACCTATTTGACGGTTCTTTCGAATTGCAAGTGTTTGTCAGAGCTTTGAAATCTGAAATATTTGAGTGAAGTTATGGCGCATTTTCACGTAGGACAGCCTACTTGGACCAAAGCCAGCCCATTGCCCCTTTCTAGCGTGATTCCTGCTTGACAGGTTATGCTATGGAGTCTTGTGAATCAATGATTAATCCTAGATTATTTTGATCTGTAGGCTACAGGTTTTTCAGCTAAATCAAATGTAGTAACTGTTGATTCCTTCTGCAGTGCATTACACTGTTGGCAAGTACATGCTTGCATTTTTATGGTGACTTCCTAAGCCTGTTTGTCACGTTATGTAACAAGGAAGTAGGGGTTTGCAAAATATTTGGACTCAAAATATTATTGGTTCAACCCACCATTTATCTAAAATACCATCTCAACTGCTTTTTAACCAGGCAGTAAAAGTCTGCTGCATGGAATAGTTACTGTAACACTATAAGGACCTTTTATTGCTCATgtaatcaaaacataattttcatAATGACCACTTTTATACAGATTAACTCTATGGGAGCcacatgattaaaaaaataaataatgtctacttttcatctcacaattcagactttttccttgcaatgttgagaaactgaaacaaaaaaatttgaattgtacGATATAAAAACACAGTTGCAGGAATCTTACAACTCACAATTAccctttatattttttatatatatgtaaaccaaaaaaaaagtgagaaaaactggagaaaaaaaagtcaaaattttgattgtttcaattctgagtttgtatcttggaattcttgAGAAAGTTTCTCcgattttaaagaaaaaagttagaattgtgagacataaactcagaattgagagaaagaaagtcagaattttgagtttacctatattctgagtttgtatctcggaattaAGAAAGTTTCTCAGATTTATAAGGGAAAAaggcaaaattgtaagatatgaactcagaattgagagaaagaaagtcagaattttgagtttacttatattctgagtttgtatcttggaattaaGAAAGTTTCTCAGATTTATAAGGGAAAAaggcaaaattgtaagatatgaactcagaattgagagaaagaaagtcagaattttgagtttacttatattctgagtttgtatcttggaattaaGAAAGTTTCTCAGATTTATAAGGGAAAAaggcaaaattgtaagatatgaactcagaattgagagaaagaaagtcagaattttgagtttgcctcaattctgagtttgtatcttagaATTCCTGAGAAAGTTTCTcagatttatgaaaaaaaaatgtcaaaattgtgagatataaagtcagaattgtgagaaagaaattCAGAACTTTGGTTTTGCCTCAATTATAAGTTTGTACCTTGGAATTCTTTAGAAATCATCTCagatttctgaagaaaaaagtcagaattgtgagacataaactcagatatataaagggaaaaagtcagaattgtgagatataaactcagaatagagaaagaaagtcagaattctgagtttgcccCAATTCTGAATCAAATTTTCATAGATTTATgtaaaaaaagttattaatttacctttttatttatttatttttatagcatCTAATTGATGGATCTTAATACCAGATAAACAAAATAATACCAGATGTAAACAAAATAAGGTCTGGGAGACTTGAaaagttttatttcaatttaaaattgaACAGTGTTTTCAAGCTTTAAAGTTATGATTTCATACAATACATCCAAACTTAAGAACTTTCATAAGTCAGCACTTTATTATTGATATTAAAGTATATCACAAAACCCTTCTAGAAATGAATTTAAAGTGCTATGATGCTGGAAACGACAAGATTATAGGTTTCTTCCAACCCGGTCTCATGAGAAACTGTGAGAAATCTGtatgagaaaaaagaaaagaaaaaagaaaataataaaagtcATATGACTGAAGTCACGATTTTGACAATACAGAGTGGTTTTTGCTTGGGATAAAAAGCCTGTCAGCTGAACAAATATTTTCAGTCTTGCAGTAGACGCCACATGGTGCATTGCCACTTAACTAATGCTATCTTGTAGCTATGTGTTTAAGATATCTACTTCGTTAGGCCTTATTCTGTTGACTGCACACATAAGGCATCATGCCATGTAATTGTAGGCACTAAAGAGATCTAGTCATTCTCCGCTCCTGTCATCTTCCTCCGCGGAGTATCTCGAAGCGAGAAGTCTTGTCTCAAGCTGAGTGAAGAGCAAGACATCTTCTCCCTCCTTACAATTACACCACTGTCACGCTAAACAGCTGCACGTCATGTTGCCATTGTGCTCGTGTTTTTGTAAGGCATTGCAGGTGCAAGCAACATCCTTATCTCTGCTGGAACATATTCTGGTCTTTACATATGCATGAGCTGCACGAGAAAGTGCGGCACGCAGAACTAGTTGATAAAGAATGTGGACTGATGAGATATTCTCCTACTGACACGCTGCCGTTTCTCCTAGTAATATGTTTTACCTCGTGTTTACCATTCCAGGGAGAAATGTGGGGCTGTGCTACTTTGCCAGAGGAGCACATGAGAGATGTCAATCAACGTGGGACA
Proteins encoded in this region:
- the mgst1.2 gene encoding microsomal glutathione S-transferase 1.2, whose amino-acid sequence is MADLMNNDVFLAFCTYATIVVLKMMFMAPLTGYFRITRKAFSNWEDTAMAKKNPEERKKMLQTNPDVERVRRCHQNDLENIVPFVVIGLLYAFTGPDLSTALLHFRVFVGSRFIHTVSYVLSLPQPSRGLSWIVGMFTTFSMAYRVLTTALLL